The sequence TGTTCCGTGATGGGTGACGATAATTCGAGTGGCGTTTTCCCGGCGTTTGGACAGTTCATAGGCGAAGAACGTGGACCCGGGAACCGCGCGGAGAGCGGCCTGGACCTGAGCGGAGGCACTCCTCGGAGATCCGGACAGAGACAGGTGGTCATACGGCTGATCTAGCCAGGTATCAATTTGAGGTTTGAATAAATAGATGGTCCCACTGATGGACAACAATACGATGAAAGGCATGCAGAAGAGACCGGCATAGAAATGCCATCGCCAGACTGTTCGATAATCAGGCCAACGTGTGGCCTGGGAATTCTGGGAAGCGGAGGTCATGATGGGTGAACGGGATGTCGTAGAGGGGAGAGTCGGGTCAGTGCAGAACGCGGCTCATCAGCAACTGAATGGGTGCGATGAGGGCGAATCATTTGGAGTGGACGAACAGAGAACAAGAGATGGGATGTCGTAAATAAGGCCGGGGTGAAGGCTAAGGAGGTTGCACATCCCAATGCCTTCTCCCCCGGAAAGAGCGGTGTGGGTCAGGGATGAGTCACGCCGCTCCCATGTCTGCTGGAAGAGTGCAATGTTCTTTCAGCGATAGACGAGATCTTATCCAAAGGACATCTTGCCGTTCTACTGATGAATGCCCCTGAATACTACAGTTTCGATACCTTTACCCATGATCGCATGGCTGAACCGTTCTCTCTGGCTCTGTTCCTGGAAGCGCTCGTTAGCCAGGGATACGTCTGGCCGTTCTTCACTTATGGCTCATACCTCTTGGAGGGATAGGGTCGTTGCTCCCTATCCCTCCCCACTTGGGATGTGCGGGTTAGAACAGTCCGAGTGTCAGGCCGGCATAAAAGGCCCGCCCGTATCCAGGCAAAAAGGCCTGTTTGCTGGCATCGGCGGTACTATCCGCTACGACGACGGCATTGCCGACATAATCCTTGTCGAACAGGTTATCGACTTCGAAGTAGAATTTCGCAAATCGAATATACGGATTGTGCGAAAATGAATATTGGTAATTGATGTTCAGATTGAACAGCAAATAGGCCGGTGCCCCTAAGGAGTTATTATTGTTGACGTAAAAACTATCCACCCAGCTGCCTTCAACCCAGGCACCTAGGCCTGAAGGGGCATGATGATAGGCCAGCTTGGAATTTAACACATTATTTTCCACGGCTGGGACGTCATGCCCAGCTTGGTTAACCTGGGTGATGACGCCTCCTGAAGAAAATTGATCGACAAATTTGATGTACTCACTGTCCATATGCGTGAAGGCACCCGTCCACCGGAAGCCTGGGAGCCATGCCGGGTGGTATTTCCATCCTACTTCGATACCCCGATATTGAGATTCTTTCGCATTTGTCGCAAAGCTGCCGTTCGTGGTCGGTGAAAGGGGCACGCTCTGACTGATGATTTCATTCCGGAAGAAGGTCCAAAAGCCTACCAGTTGAATGTTGAACTCGTTGGTCAGCCAGGTGTCGGTTCCCAGCTCCAGATTCAAATTCTTTTGAGGTTTGAGAGCCGTGTTGAGTCCCGGATTCCCATCCAATCCGGTGGACAGGTTTCCGAAGGTAGGAATGGCATACCCGGTGGAGGCGCGCGCCCAATGCCGCATCCACTCATTTTGTCTGAAGGTCAATCCTAACTCCGGAGCCCAATTATCAAAGGTCCGCTCGATGTTCTCGCGACTGCGGAGGGTGCTGGTCGTATCCGTGGTCGTATAAGAGGTGGCCACTCCCGAAATCACCGAATTTTCATAGTTGAATCCCACTGTGGCGATCCAACGGGGAACGAATTCCAACTCCTCCCGGAAGCGAGCCCCAATGTTGCGGATATTAAACCGATTTTGTGATTGAAGCGGTCCGAAGGTCGACTTCCCATCGTTGAGATTTCTGAAGCTCGTCCCTTCCTGCTCCATATAGTCAAAGAAAAATCCGATGGTGCTGCGCAAGGGCATCCCCAGGAATTCTCCCTGATGAATAAGATTCGAATAATGTTTGAAATTAGGGTTGATGTTGGCGCTGGTTGGTTGATTGATGTCCTTGACATCGTAGTCTGCTTCAACCTGAAGCAGGGTGTTCGGATCGATTTCCCATTCGTACAGGCCTCCGATGATGGTACGCCGATCTCGACGTTTGCTATTGAGGGTGATGGGATTGGTGGTGGCTGTGCCTGCGAGTTGGCGAGGATTTTCGTCAAACTGGCTTTGTGTTAATCGACCAGGTGCCTTGGCGTCCAGATCGTTGTTCATGGCTTTGAAGTAAAAGCTGTGATGTTCGTTCAACTGATACCGCAGATTGAGGTTGACGGTTGCGGTATCATATTCGCTATGGGGCAAGTACCCATCTTCCCGGATATAGCTGCTAAACAGGGAAAGATCGAGATTGCCATATTCCTTTCCAATAGCCACTGCATACTTATTGTATCCATAGGATCCGCCCGAGACGAAGGTTTCGACCCCGTTGATGTCCCGGCCACGCCGCGTTTTGAAATGCACTGCTCCTCCTAACGCATAATTGCCGTACAGAGACGAAGAGGCGCCTCTGATGACTTCGGTGCTTTCAAAAAACCAGGGATCATGAATGTCCAAGCGAGAGAGCCCATCGGATTGGGTTTGGCCGATGCCATCTTCGTAAAATTTGACATCGCGGACGCCAAAGCCGTTTTTGACCCCTGATCCGCGAATCGATACTTGATAATCACGAGGCCCGTTCCTCTGGCGCAGCAAAACGCCTGGCACAGACTCGAGTGATTCCCGCATATTGCGTGTTGGTTGAGATTCCGTCTCGCTTCGTGGTGTGGCTGCCATTGAGATCCCTTCAGGGCGTTTCAAGACGCGTTTGCTGATAATGCTGATGTCGGCGAGTTCATATTCAGGAATGGCATCCGGAGGAGGTGCGGCCGCAGAAGGAGTTGTTTGTGGTTCTGTCAAAACTTTTGGCGCAGGGATGTCCGGAGAGACCTGTTCCCGTGCGCGTTGGAGTTCTTCCAATTCCTGCAAAATCCGTTGTAATTGGTCCCGGAGTTCTGTCTCGCGGGTGTCGAGTGTAGTGGGTGGTGTTGGTGTCGGTTCCTCTGCCAAGGCGAGGCGTGGTTCCGTGGTGACCATCATCAGGATCGTTACGATCCAGGACCATTGGGATAATCGAAGAAACACTCTCATTATTCTCGGCTCCTTGTATGGCAAAATCGTATAAAGGACAGGCTATCTGACAGGGGGCTGCGCGCTGTCAGGAGCGATGATCATGCGTGTGTGTGGAACATCTTTCGCTAGGGCGCGTGCGCGGGCTTGGCGGTCCGCGGGTGTGCCATGCACGAGGAGGCAATTGTGATATGTGCGAGTCCGAGATGGCGGTGCGGTAAGCAATGGAATTGGAGTCGGGCTCCCATCCGACCCAGATGGGTGGCATGTGTTGATTAGGTTGTTGGCCGTGCCGGCTGGTCGTTGGTGAACGGGCTGAATCGCGTGTGACGGTGGTAGAAGGGGTAGAATAATCGGGAGTCATGATTCTTTGAAATTAGCGAGAGAGGCGGTAGACCACGGGTAAGGTGATGCCGATTTCCGGCCGGTTGATTTCGTGTTGTAGCGGGAGGGGACAGGCTAAGCGCACGGCTGTCTTGGCAGCCTGATCCAATGCTTCGTATCCGGAGCTTTTCTGAACAGCGACATCCTTGAGCTCACCGTCTGAGGTAATGACGACTCGAAGGACGACCCGTCCTTCCCATCCATAACGGCGTGCCGCGCTGGGGTAACGATTGAGTGTGGCCACACGACGTCCTAATGACTTTGCCACCCAGGCATAGTCCGTACGCAGGCGGGTATCGGTAACGGTGAACTCTGGTAGCGTGAAGACTTCATCTTCGGAGGACGAATCTTCACCGAGGACAGGATGGATAACGCAAACAGAAAACCCCAGTGATAGGAGGATGATCATCGGGAGAAAAGAGGTGAAGGCCCCGCGCCGGTGATGTGCCGCTCCCCCAGGATTTTTCTTGAACCGTTGGTCTCCTTCTCCCGTGTTTAGGCTAGCTAATACTGAGTATGACATCTCAATCAAACAAGTATTTGTATTGTTGGGGAAACCGTTATTGGTGTACCGTCTGTGGACAAAACCTGTCTACCCATGTATGGCGATGGATACTACGTTTTGGCAGGATTCGAAAAAGCCCATTCAAAAGGGAAAGGGTGATCGGGGTTGGAGATGTTTTCCGAGAGTGCGCAGCGAGTGAAACGGTGTGTTGATGGACTACGGATTGCGACGAGACGTCGCCGGACGAATGTTTTATGGCTCAGCCGAAGGGTTGGACCGAGGCGGCAAGGATGGCGTGGTAGTGGCTTGTTGGCTCCATGCGATGAAAATATCTTTGAGGGTTGCCGTCCATAGATTATCCAATTCTTTTCTGCTCAGCATGGGCTGGAATGGTTTTGGTCCCATTG is a genomic window of Nitrospiraceae bacterium containing:
- a CDS encoding TonB-dependent receptor, producing MRVFLRLSQWSWIVTILMMVTTEPRLALAEEPTPTPPTTLDTRETELRDQLQRILQELEELQRAREQVSPDIPAPKVLTEPQTTPSAAAPPPDAIPEYELADISIISKRVLKRPEGISMAATPRSETESQPTRNMRESLESVPGVLLRQRNGPRDYQVSIRGSGVKNGFGVRDVKFYEDGIGQTQSDGLSRLDIHDPWFFESTEVIRGASSSLYGNYALGGAVHFKTRRGRDINGVETFVSGGSYGYNKYAVAIGKEYGNLDLSLFSSYIREDGYLPHSEYDTATVNLNLRYQLNEHHSFYFKAMNNDLDAKAPGRLTQSQFDENPRQLAGTATTNPITLNSKRRDRRTIIGGLYEWEIDPNTLLQVEADYDVKDINQPTSANINPNFKHYSNLIHQGEFLGMPLRSTIGFFFDYMEQEGTSFRNLNDGKSTFGPLQSQNRFNIRNIGARFREELEFVPRWIATVGFNYENSVISGVATSYTTTDTTSTLRSRENIERTFDNWAPELGLTFRQNEWMRHWARASTGYAIPTFGNLSTGLDGNPGLNTALKPQKNLNLELGTDTWLTNEFNIQLVGFWTFFRNEIISQSVPLSPTTNGSFATNAKESQYRGIEVGWKYHPAWLPGFRWTGAFTHMDSEYIKFVDQFSSGGVITQVNQAGHDVPAVENNVLNSKLAYHHAPSGLGAWVEGSWVDSFYVNNNNSLGAPAYLLFNLNINYQYSFSHNPYIRFAKFYFEVDNLFDKDYVGNAVVVADSTADASKQAFLPGYGRAFYAGLTLGLF
- a CDS encoding energy transducer TonB; this encodes MSYSVLASLNTGEGDQRFKKNPGGAAHHRRGAFTSFLPMIILLSLGFSVCVIHPVLGEDSSSEDEVFTLPEFTVTDTRLRTDYAWVAKSLGRRVATLNRYPSAARRYGWEGRVVLRVVITSDGELKDVAVQKSSGYEALDQAAKTAVRLACPLPLQHEINRPEIGITLPVVYRLSR